In Paenibacillus ihbetae, the following are encoded in one genomic region:
- a CDS encoding class I SAM-dependent DNA methyltransferase, whose protein sequence is MLSYRKFAYVYDQLMEDMPYPDWIRFARTAWDKHGMPRSIAELGCGTGSITIPLVNSGFEVTGIDLSADMLSVARRKLEGSPQGSRLFREGSVRWVQQDMRSWELPEPVDSVISFCDCFNYLLEEKDIRSAFVRTYEGLKEGGTFLFDVHHPNTLIRYDAEQPFVLDEREVSYIWTCDLDEPRCEIEHHLTIFARDHQDPAVYRRFEETHIQRGYDPEWMKVELIKAGFRDVKCYADFEWVEAGDDAARLFFVAIK, encoded by the coding sequence ATGTTGTCTTACCGAAAGTTTGCTTACGTATATGATCAGCTTATGGAAGATATGCCATACCCCGACTGGATCCGCTTCGCGAGAACGGCCTGGGACAAGCATGGCATGCCGAGAAGCATCGCGGAGCTCGGCTGCGGAACCGGCAGCATAACGATACCGCTGGTGAACTCCGGTTTTGAGGTGACAGGCATCGATTTGTCGGCCGATATGCTGTCTGTTGCCAGGCGGAAACTGGAAGGATCGCCGCAGGGCAGCCGGCTGTTCCGCGAAGGGAGCGTCCGCTGGGTCCAGCAGGACATGCGTTCCTGGGAGCTGCCGGAGCCGGTTGATTCGGTCATCTCGTTTTGCGACTGCTTCAACTATTTGCTGGAGGAGAAGGATATTCGTTCCGCCTTCGTCCGTACGTATGAAGGGCTCAAGGAAGGCGGGACGTTTTTGTTTGACGTGCACCATCCGAACACGCTGATCCGTTATGATGCGGAGCAGCCATTCGTGCTGGATGAGCGGGAGGTCTCCTACATATGGACCTGTGATTTGGATGAGCCCCGCTGTGAAATCGAGCATCATTTGACCATCTTCGCACGGGATCATCAAGACCCTGCCGTCTACCGCCGCTTTGAAGAAACGCATATCCAGCGGGGATATGACCCCGAATGGATGAAGGTAGAGCTTATCAAAGCAGGCTTCCGCGACGTCAAATGCTATGCCGATTTCGAGTGGGTGGAAGCCGGTGACGACGCTGCCCGACTGTTCTTCGTAGCCATTAAATAA
- a CDS encoding S1 RNA-binding domain-containing protein: MSLIAGTIVQLTVSREVSPYGYFLDGGDRDVLLHYSEVTGSIAPGDTVEVFIFFDTEDRLAATMKKPLLTLGETAKLEVADVHPRLGCFLEMGLGRQLLLPIRELPEMKELHPQVGDHVFVTMEHDKQGRLRAKLAGEQELAPLAFHAPKSWMGEWFTALVYKPLQMGTFVIVDGGVVGFGAIGMIHSSERTRLLRLGEEVRVRVSHIREDGRVNLSMVPRKEIGRNDDADRLLAFLKERPGGAMPYSDETPPDIIKQRFGISKSAFKRALGKLMKDGLVTQKESWTYLVKKEENSGSAE, from the coding sequence ATGAGCCTGATCGCGGGCACGATCGTCCAGCTTACGGTTTCCAGGGAGGTTTCGCCTTACGGCTACTTTCTTGATGGCGGCGACCGGGATGTCCTGCTGCACTATTCGGAAGTGACCGGGAGCATTGCTCCGGGGGATACCGTCGAGGTATTCATCTTCTTCGATACGGAAGACCGTTTGGCAGCAACGATGAAAAAGCCGCTGCTTACCCTTGGTGAAACGGCAAAGCTGGAGGTGGCGGACGTTCATCCCCGGCTCGGCTGTTTTCTGGAAATGGGACTCGGAAGGCAGCTGCTGCTCCCGATCCGGGAGCTGCCCGAGATGAAAGAGCTCCATCCGCAGGTGGGTGATCACGTTTTCGTAACGATGGAGCATGATAAGCAAGGCAGGCTGCGCGCCAAGCTTGCGGGTGAGCAGGAGCTCGCTCCGCTCGCCTTCCACGCGCCGAAATCGTGGATGGGCGAATGGTTTACGGCACTGGTGTACAAACCGCTGCAGATGGGAACCTTCGTTATCGTCGACGGGGGCGTGGTCGGATTTGGGGCGATCGGCATGATCCACTCCTCGGAGCGGACGCGGCTTCTTCGTCTTGGCGAAGAGGTTCGCGTACGGGTGAGCCATATTCGCGAGGACGGCCGGGTGAATCTGTCGATGGTACCTCGCAAAGAGATCGGACGTAACGATGATGCAGACCGGCTGCTGGCGTTCCTGAAGGAACGTCCGGGTGGCGCAATGCCGTACTCCGATGAAACGCCTCCCGACATTATTAAGCAGCGCTTTGGCATCAGCAAATCTGCATTTAAGCGTGCGCTCGGGAAATTGATGAAGGATGGCCTGGTCACACAGAAGGAAAGCTGGACGTATCTGGTGAAAAAAGAGGAGAATTCCGGTTCGGCCGAATAG
- the rsfS gene encoding ribosome silencing factor, with the protein MTITPEELLNIAVEAAEDKKANDLVVLDLRGISLVADYFVICHGNSNTQVQAIATEIRKRIHDKGVALRGLEGMDAARWVLMDIGDVVVHIFHRDEREYYNIERLWSDAKVVENV; encoded by the coding sequence ATGACGATAACACCGGAAGAATTGTTAAATATAGCGGTAGAGGCCGCAGAGGATAAGAAAGCGAACGATTTGGTCGTTCTGGATCTGAGAGGCATCTCGCTTGTGGCGGATTATTTTGTTATTTGCCACGGGAATTCGAATACGCAGGTTCAGGCGATCGCAACGGAGATCCGCAAACGGATCCATGATAAAGGCGTAGCTCTTCGGGGGCTGGAAGGCATGGATGCTGCCCGCTGGGTGCTGATGGATATCGGGGATGTTGTCGTCCATATCTTCCACCGGGACGAGCGCGAGTATTACAACATCGAGCGCTTGTGGTCGGATGCCAAAGTGGTGGAGAACGTATGA
- the yqeK gene encoding bis(5'-nucleosyl)-tetraphosphatase (symmetrical) YqeK encodes MVYSREDLIEAVSSQMPAKRWEHTKGVMETAVILADRFGADPRKADLAAILHDVAKYWPVEKLRKVLEEQGESSELLQYDKQLWHAEVGAIVAERDYGVTDAEVLDAIRYHTSGRVGMSLLDKVVCLADYIEPGRDFPGVNNIRELANHSLEEALAAGFDSTIGHLLSRRQIIFPLTVLARNDLIKQLEANS; translated from the coding sequence ATGGTGTACAGCCGTGAAGACCTGATCGAAGCCGTCTCCTCCCAGATGCCGGCCAAGCGCTGGGAGCATACGAAGGGTGTTATGGAGACGGCCGTTATATTGGCCGACCGGTTCGGGGCCGATCCCCGGAAAGCGGATTTGGCTGCGATTTTACATGATGTAGCCAAATACTGGCCGGTCGAAAAGCTCCGGAAGGTGCTCGAGGAGCAGGGAGAATCCTCGGAGCTGCTCCAATATGACAAGCAGCTGTGGCATGCCGAAGTGGGCGCGATCGTCGCAGAGCGGGATTATGGGGTAACGGATGCCGAGGTGCTCGATGCTATCCGCTATCACACCTCGGGGCGCGTCGGGATGAGCCTGCTGGACAAGGTGGTGTGTTTGGCCGATTATATTGAGCCGGGGAGAGATTTCCCCGGTGTGAATAATATTCGGGAACTGGCCAACCATAGCCTTGAAGAGGCGCTCGCAGCCGGGTTTGATTCGACGATCGGACATCTGCTGTCACGCAGACAGATCATTTTTCCGTTGACGGTGCTAGCCCGCAACGATCTCATTAAGCAATTGGAGGCGAATTCATGA
- a CDS encoding nicotinate-nucleotide adenylyltransferase, with translation MKIGIMGGTFDPVHIGHMLAAEAARVAYGLEEVWFMPSHIPPHKEDAGVTGMMRLEMTAEAVAGHPSFRTLDIEIRRGGISYTVDTVKELREMYPEHDFAFIIGADMVEYLPKWNRIEELAGMLTFIGVNRPGTKLNVESLPDFLRRVVRIADMPLIDISSTMIRQQAAAGGSIRYMVPDRVYDYIVRSGIYGVQP, from the coding sequence ATGAAAATAGGGATCATGGGGGGAACCTTCGACCCTGTTCATATCGGACATATGCTGGCGGCTGAGGCGGCGCGCGTCGCTTATGGCCTGGAGGAAGTGTGGTTCATGCCAAGCCATATTCCTCCGCATAAGGAGGATGCGGGCGTCACCGGGATGATGCGGCTTGAAATGACGGCCGAAGCGGTTGCCGGCCACCCGTCCTTCCGCACGCTGGACATTGAAATCAGGCGCGGCGGCATTTCCTATACGGTCGATACGGTCAAGGAGCTTCGGGAGATGTATCCCGAGCATGATTTTGCTTTCATCATCGGGGCGGATATGGTGGAATATCTCCCGAAATGGAACCGGATCGAGGAGCTTGCGGGAATGCTGACGTTTATCGGGGTCAACCGTCCGGGGACGAAGCTGAACGTAGAATCGCTGCCGGATTTTCTTAGACGGGTGGTACGGATCGCGGACATGCCGTTGATCGATATTTCATCCACGATGATCCGGCAGCAGGCAGCCGCCGGCGGCTCCATCCGCTACATGGTGCCGGATCGCGTGTACGATTATATTGTTAGGAGCGGTATATATGGTGTACAGCCGTGA
- the yhbY gene encoding ribosome assembly RNA-binding protein YhbY produces MLTGKQKRHLRSLAHHLDPLFQVGKGGSNEHLIRHIEEAIEKRELLKISVLNNCLEDPRDIAEELAEGAGAELVQVIGKTIVLYKESKDHKTIELP; encoded by the coding sequence ATGTTAACAGGAAAGCAAAAACGACACTTACGTTCGCTTGCCCATCATTTGGATCCGCTGTTCCAGGTAGGCAAAGGCGGCAGCAATGAGCATCTGATCCGCCATATCGAAGAAGCAATTGAGAAGCGGGAGCTGCTGAAAATATCGGTGCTCAACAACTGCCTGGAGGATCCTCGCGACATCGCCGAGGAGCTGGCCGAAGGGGCCGGCGCCGAATTGGTCCAAGTTATCGGAAAGACGATTGTTCTCTATAAGGAATCGAAGGATCATAAGACGATCGAACTGCCTTAA
- the aroE gene encoding shikimate dehydrogenase yields the protein MKETQAGTDYLKLGVMGDPIGHSKSPAMHNAALAALGLQGAYIPLHIRPERLGEAIDAVKTLGFRGVNVTIPHKVEVMQYLDAVDEGAARIGAVNTIVNDNGRLTGYNTDGIGYVRSLKEEACPDLKGKRIAVLGAGGAARGIIYALIGEQPESISIINRTEDKAKALAEEWGTMAELHGCGEEHAKDVLSRAEVIINTTSVGMHPRISEMPVHPEWIPEGAVVSDLIYNPLKTELLLQSEQRNCTVHGGLGMFINQGAYALEYWTGLRAPVQAMKEAVLASLL from the coding sequence ATGAAGGAGACACAAGCCGGCACCGATTATTTGAAGCTCGGCGTCATGGGAGATCCTATCGGCCATTCCAAATCGCCGGCCATGCATAACGCGGCACTTGCCGCTTTAGGCTTGCAGGGGGCTTATATACCGCTCCATATCCGGCCTGAACGATTGGGGGAGGCGATTGATGCGGTGAAGACGCTCGGATTTCGCGGAGTGAACGTAACGATCCCCCATAAGGTGGAAGTCATGCAGTATTTGGATGCCGTTGATGAGGGCGCGGCCCGGATCGGCGCCGTCAACACGATTGTGAACGATAACGGCAGGCTGACGGGCTACAATACAGACGGAATCGGGTATGTGCGTTCCTTGAAGGAGGAGGCATGCCCAGATCTCAAGGGCAAGCGTATTGCGGTGCTCGGAGCCGGCGGTGCTGCCCGCGGCATCATTTATGCCTTGATCGGCGAACAGCCGGAATCGATCTCCATCATTAACCGGACCGAAGACAAGGCCAAGGCGCTTGCGGAGGAATGGGGAACGATGGCCGAGCTTCACGGCTGCGGCGAAGAGCATGCTAAGGACGTGCTTTCGCGAGCGGAGGTCATCATTAATACGACATCGGTCGGCATGCACCCCCGAATTTCAGAAATGCCGGTTCATCCGGAATGGATTCCTGAGGGGGCGGTCGTCAGCGACCTGATCTATAATCCGCTGAAAACCGAGCTGCTGCTGCAGAGCGAGCAGAGGAATTGCACCGTGCACGGGGGACTGGGCATGTTCATCAATCAGGGCGCTTATGCCCTGGAATATTGGACCGGTCTCAGGGCACCGGTGCAGGCGATGAAGGAAGCGGTACTCGCAAGCTTGCTGTAA
- the yqeH gene encoding ribosome biogenesis GTPase YqeH — protein MTLSTGEDIKKCSGCGIRLQSAAQDQPGYLPEKAWERDPVICQRCFRIKNYNEASSVAVDQDEFLRLLGQIGGKNALVIHIVDLFDFEGSLISGLQRFVGNNPVILAVNKTDLLPKVTNWNKVLNWVQKQCKEHGLKTEDIVLCSAKKNQGFERLLETVAYHRGDRDVYVVGATNVGKSSLINRLIRDYSDLEQELTTSRYPGTTLDMVHIPLDDGRDIIDTPGIVYPWRYSELVSREDLREVMPENPLKPAVYQLNEGQTLFFGGFARFDFVQGVHQSFTCFISGRLNIHRTKLERADALFEEHAGELLSPPTRERLAELPEWTRHEIRIPKGSRTDVFISGLGWIKVNGDQGALVAVHAPKGVKVLTRPSLI, from the coding sequence ATGACCTTGTCAACAGGCGAAGACATCAAGAAATGCAGCGGCTGCGGAATCCGGCTGCAAAGCGCGGCCCAGGATCAGCCGGGTTATTTGCCGGAGAAGGCATGGGAGCGCGATCCGGTTATTTGCCAGCGCTGCTTCCGAATCAAAAATTACAATGAAGCGTCCTCGGTTGCCGTCGATCAGGACGAATTTTTACGTTTGTTGGGACAGATCGGCGGAAAGAATGCGCTGGTCATTCATATCGTGGACCTTTTTGATTTCGAAGGGAGCCTGATTTCCGGACTGCAGCGTTTTGTCGGAAATAATCCGGTCATACTGGCTGTCAATAAAACCGATCTCTTGCCGAAGGTAACCAACTGGAACAAGGTTCTGAATTGGGTCCAGAAGCAGTGCAAGGAACATGGGTTAAAGACGGAAGACATCGTTCTGTGTAGTGCGAAGAAAAATCAGGGCTTTGAACGGCTGCTTGAAACGGTTGCTTATCACAGAGGGGACCGGGACGTATATGTCGTCGGTGCCACCAATGTCGGAAAGTCCAGTCTGATCAACCGCTTAATCCGCGACTACAGCGACTTGGAGCAGGAGCTGACCACCTCACGCTATCCGGGGACCACGCTGGATATGGTCCATATTCCGCTGGATGATGGACGGGATATTATCGATACCCCGGGCATTGTGTACCCTTGGCGTTACAGCGAACTCGTGAGCCGGGAGGACCTGCGTGAGGTCATGCCGGAAAATCCGCTGAAGCCGGCGGTTTACCAGCTTAATGAAGGCCAGACCCTGTTCTTCGGCGGCTTTGCCCGCTTTGATTTCGTGCAGGGAGTCCATCAATCGTTTACGTGCTTTATCAGCGGAAGGCTCAACATTCACCGGACGAAGCTTGAACGGGCGGATGCGTTGTTCGAAGAGCATGCTGGGGAGCTGCTCTCTCCGCCGACCCGCGAGAGGCTGGCCGAGCTGCCGGAATGGACAAGGCATGAAATCCGTATTCCGAAAGGCTCCCGGACCGATGTGTTCATTTCCGGCCTCGGATGGATCAAGGTTAATGGCGACCAAGGGGCGCTCGTGGCCGTTCACGCGCCGAAGGGAGTCAAGGTGCTGACTCGTCCTTCGCTGATTTAA
- a CDS encoding YqeG family HAD IIIA-type phosphatase — MFEMLIPKLRVNTVFDIDLEELYEQGYRGIITDLDNTLVGAKAPLATPELVDWFKKVKEIGFQLIIVSNNQLERVSKFATPLDIQYVHEARKPSNAPFRKAMKMMELTADKTIVVGDQMLTDVYGGNRLGLYTVLVMPIAINDEGWFTRMVNRRVERIALTRLRKKGLWLEEEPKS, encoded by the coding sequence TTGTTTGAAATGCTAATTCCGAAGCTCCGTGTCAATACGGTTTTCGATATTGACCTGGAAGAGCTGTACGAGCAAGGATATCGCGGCATCATTACGGATCTCGACAATACGCTCGTCGGCGCGAAGGCGCCGCTCGCCACGCCGGAGCTCGTGGACTGGTTTAAGAAAGTGAAGGAGATCGGCTTTCAGCTGATCATCGTTTCGAACAACCAGCTTGAGCGGGTCTCGAAATTCGCAACGCCGCTCGATATCCAATATGTGCATGAAGCCCGTAAGCCGAGCAATGCGCCGTTCCGCAAGGCGATGAAGATGATGGAACTGACCGCGGACAAAACGATTGTCGTCGGCGATCAAATGCTCACCGACGTTTATGGCGGAAACCGGCTCGGTTTATATACGGTTTTGGTGATGCCCATCGCCATTAATGACGAGGGCTGGTTTACGCGCATGGTGAACCGCCGGGTGGAGCGGATTGCGTTGACCCGGCTGCGCAAAAAAGGACTATGGCTTGAGGAGGAACCGAAATCATGA
- a CDS encoding DUF4129 domain-containing transglutaminase family protein, producing MKLWLDKLSTTFFNTLTVLWIWIIGMQWVSFTESIWLSETTAIVIAAITITAVIEALIPLKQVLRLVLQFLLILYSVFKLLEAGGRPVPSFGPDTVLSDELMYLFPYVWFAVAAWAIFVFIFLWAKTKRRILFVVGLNVIGLAVLDSFTKVTLWDETAWVAGAGMGWLVTNHFNRFRRRFPQGWVNLSRSPFKIIANILVIFSLIIVAGVNMPHINPTLTDPYTAWREWSGVPLSGISTNGTGTLIEAPVESSSGYGRGDNDLGSGFNFDYSPVMSVSAEERSYWRGETRAVYSGTGWADRSGRRSGADVGIGESLSDEEASSVPTKTVKQTVTMLNDTEYPVLFGAYKIREVQMLDEVIDPERLSWVSEGAELHLQEERNGDYPKSYTLVSEVPVIPLEELRGKTYSELYGGSPDDAYLQIPRNFPDRVTDLAEQITESAETPYDKVILLQQYLQSNYSYTNTPDLSRKQSEDFVDSFLFEVREGYCDYFSTAMVMMTRSLDIPARWVKGYAPGSSSASEYIPMDGQSPVSSGTYTVTNADAHSWVEVYFGDYGWIPIEATPGFSMPLLTGEPEAEPVVQEEVQEEEQEEAETTSANTSGDQSSGWGKGIGIAAAVVIGLWIVYILWRMRINLRFAGARLRAGKPLSAADKVIAETERWLRSVQRKGLVRQDNETLRESVRRWSEAHPLLEPQLKPLLQQFEAARYSPAEVSEEQWRLVQADAEVLKKMIRKVRLA from the coding sequence TTGAAGCTTTGGCTCGATAAGCTGTCAACGACATTTTTTAATACGCTGACGGTGCTGTGGATTTGGATCATCGGCATGCAATGGGTATCCTTCACGGAATCCATCTGGCTGTCGGAGACGACGGCGATCGTCATTGCCGCCATTACCATTACGGCAGTAATTGAAGCGCTGATTCCGCTCAAGCAGGTGTTGAGGCTGGTATTGCAATTCCTATTGATCCTGTACAGCGTGTTCAAGCTGCTGGAAGCCGGCGGCAGGCCGGTGCCTTCATTCGGACCGGACACGGTATTATCCGATGAATTGATGTATTTATTTCCTTATGTATGGTTTGCTGTCGCAGCGTGGGCAATTTTCGTCTTTATATTTCTCTGGGCGAAGACCAAGCGGCGCATTCTGTTTGTTGTCGGACTGAACGTGATCGGCCTTGCGGTTCTGGATTCGTTCACGAAGGTCACCCTTTGGGATGAGACGGCATGGGTAGCCGGAGCAGGCATGGGCTGGCTTGTGACGAACCACTTCAACCGCTTTCGGAGACGGTTCCCGCAAGGATGGGTTAACTTATCCAGATCTCCGTTTAAAATCATTGCCAACATTCTCGTCATCTTCTCGCTCATTATCGTTGCAGGGGTCAATATGCCGCACATCAATCCGACGCTGACCGACCCTTATACGGCGTGGAGAGAATGGAGCGGAGTGCCGTTATCGGGCATCAGCACGAACGGTACCGGTACCTTGATCGAAGCTCCGGTGGAGAGCTCGTCCGGGTATGGCAGAGGCGATAATGATCTGGGCAGCGGCTTCAACTTCGATTACTCTCCCGTGATGTCGGTCAGTGCCGAAGAGCGCAGTTATTGGCGCGGGGAGACAAGGGCCGTGTACTCCGGAACAGGCTGGGCCGACCGGAGCGGAAGACGCTCGGGGGCCGATGTGGGGATCGGGGAAAGCCTTTCCGATGAAGAGGCCAGCTCCGTGCCGACCAAGACCGTGAAGCAAACGGTCACGATGCTGAACGATACCGAATATCCGGTCCTGTTCGGTGCTTATAAGATCCGTGAGGTTCAAATGCTGGATGAGGTTATCGATCCGGAGCGGCTGAGCTGGGTATCCGAAGGGGCGGAGCTGCATCTGCAAGAGGAACGAAACGGCGATTACCCGAAGAGCTATACGCTGGTATCGGAGGTCCCTGTCATTCCGCTTGAAGAGCTTAGGGGCAAAACCTATAGTGAACTTTACGGCGGTTCCCCGGATGATGCTTATCTCCAAATCCCGAGGAATTTTCCTGACCGCGTGACCGATTTGGCCGAGCAAATCACGGAATCGGCAGAAACGCCGTATGATAAGGTCATTTTGCTGCAACAATACTTACAGAGCAACTACTCTTACACCAATACGCCTGACCTGTCGCGCAAGCAAAGCGAGGATTTTGTGGACAGCTTCCTGTTTGAAGTCCGGGAGGGGTATTGCGATTACTTCTCCACCGCGATGGTGATGATGACCCGATCGCTGGATATCCCTGCACGCTGGGTAAAAGGTTATGCGCCAGGAAGCAGCTCTGCCAGCGAATACATCCCGATGGACGGGCAGAGTCCGGTCAGCAGCGGGACCTATACGGTAACGAATGCCGACGCCCACTCTTGGGTCGAGGTGTACTTCGGCGATTACGGCTGGATTCCGATTGAGGCAACACCGGGCTTCAGTATGCCGCTCCTTACGGGCGAGCCTGAAGCCGAGCCGGTGGTTCAAGAAGAGGTACAAGAAGAGGAACAGGAAGAGGCGGAAACGACATCTGCCAATACATCTGGCGATCAATCTTCCGGATGGGGGAAAGGCATCGGCATCGCGGCAGCTGTTGTGATTGGACTGTGGATCGTTTATATTTTGTGGAGAATGCGCATTAATCTGCGGTTTGCCGGGGCGCGTCTCCGTGCAGGCAAGCCGCTGTCCGCAGCCGACAAGGTCATTGCGGAGACCGAGCGATGGCTGAGGTCGGTGCAGCGCAAAGGGTTGGTCCGTCAGGACAATGAAACGCTGCGCGAATCGGTCCGCCGCTGGAGCGAGGCCCATCCATTGCTGGAGCCGCAGCTGAAGCCGCTGCTGCAGCAGTTCGAGGCGGCCCGCTATAGTCCGGCTGAGGTGTCGGAGGAGCAGTGGCGTCTTGTTCAGGCCGATGCGGAGGTCCTCAAAAAAATGATTCGGAAGGTACGTCTGGCTTAA
- a CDS encoding DUF58 domain-containing protein, translated as MRRAVSVFLNGMQPSRLAAVLTVWCLCLLYVLFQGGKTSLMLFSMVSLLSVYVIGAGFGGVRRVKAKRVILGDRERRDQLHAGEQVRVRLDVNVPGLLPMPYLVVKEVLQRHNGDSWSFEDSIIPNMRGAGVLVFLTPPLERGRYAFAGTECISEDIFGIMEHRGRIEVNTEFRVLPRTIYIPKWNRNIHRSRLGGTHTTVSASRRETTQINGVRDYVYGDRISRIHWNATAKTGSWKSKEFEHESFPKTLIVLDGAENAYVSDQQFEVAVSAAASLIEYGAKEHAGTGLFTATEEGKLFPPTEQAGERMRMIQHLVDVDYNRKGSLIAELERSYRHFPQGAVLLLISPMSGREASEVLRWVEARGMNPCFLQIMNPGGKALRDESISILRSRGISCYSVSSLEELPAALGGGVA; from the coding sequence ATGCGGCGCGCCGTTTCCGTATTTCTTAATGGCATGCAGCCGTCCAGACTGGCAGCGGTATTGACGGTTTGGTGCTTATGTCTTCTGTACGTGTTGTTTCAAGGGGGGAAAACCTCGCTCATGCTCTTTTCGATGGTCAGCCTCTTATCCGTCTATGTCATCGGAGCAGGCTTTGGCGGAGTGAGGCGTGTAAAAGCGAAGCGCGTCATTCTCGGTGACCGGGAACGCCGTGATCAGCTTCATGCAGGGGAGCAGGTACGCGTTCGGCTCGATGTGAACGTTCCAGGGTTGTTGCCGATGCCGTACCTGGTCGTCAAGGAAGTGCTGCAACGACATAACGGCGATTCCTGGTCATTCGAAGACAGCATCATCCCGAACATGCGCGGTGCCGGGGTACTCGTCTTCCTGACTCCGCCTCTCGAGCGGGGACGGTATGCGTTCGCCGGGACGGAATGTATCAGCGAGGATATCTTCGGCATCATGGAGCATCGGGGACGGATTGAAGTGAACACCGAGTTCCGGGTCCTCCCCAGAACGATTTATATTCCGAAATGGAACCGGAATATCCATAGATCCCGGCTTGGCGGGACCCACACGACGGTTTCGGCCTCAAGGCGGGAGACGACGCAAATTAATGGGGTGCGTGACTATGTTTATGGAGACCGGATTTCTCGGATTCACTGGAATGCGACGGCGAAGACCGGTTCGTGGAAATCCAAGGAGTTCGAGCACGAATCCTTTCCCAAGACGCTGATCGTCCTGGATGGCGCCGAGAACGCTTATGTGAGCGATCAGCAATTCGAGGTTGCCGTCTCTGCGGCCGCTTCGCTGATTGAATATGGGGCGAAAGAGCATGCGGGAACGGGCTTGTTTACGGCCACAGAGGAAGGCAAGCTGTTTCCTCCGACAGAGCAGGCAGGGGAGCGTATGCGGATGATTCAGCATTTGGTTGATGTCGATTACAACCGCAAGGGGAGCCTGATTGCCGAGCTTGAGCGCTCTTACCGCCATTTCCCGCAGGGAGCCGTGCTCCTGCTCATCAGTCCGATGAGCGGCCGGGAGGCATCCGAAGTTCTGCGCTGGGTGGAAGCCCGAGGCATGAATCCATGCTTCCTGCAAATTATGAACCCTGGGGGCAAGGCGCTTCGCGATGAATCGATCTCGATCCTGAGGTCGCGGGGGATATCATGTTATTCCGTCTCGTCGCTCGAGGAGCTGCCTGCTGCGTTGGGGGGTGGAGTTGCTTGA
- a CDS encoding AAA family ATPase, producing the protein MPVSQESMKIISSVRSNLESCLLGKEFEIQLLLTALLAGGHVLIEDVPGTGKTQLIKALAKSMQGDYRRIQCNPDILPSDITGVSVFHPRDEMFYFRPGPVMTNILLADEINRATTKTQSALLEVMEERSVTVDGETHELPHPFMLCATQNPIDFEGTYMLPEAQLDRFMLKLSLGYPDAATEKQLMYASKDGQLSDRLKPVTHMDTVSAIQREIRDIFIGEPVADYLLNITRSTREHPSVMLGASPRATLSFMNAAKAFAFLQERDYVLPDDVKTLAPYVLSHRIMLRPEARLDNATPESVLDFILRQVKVPVQMGR; encoded by the coding sequence ATGCCCGTAAGCCAAGAATCCATGAAAATCATTTCCTCGGTGCGATCCAATCTGGAGTCGTGCCTGCTAGGCAAAGAATTCGAGATCCAATTGCTCCTTACGGCGCTGCTCGCTGGTGGACATGTTCTGATCGAGGACGTTCCCGGAACGGGAAAAACGCAATTGATCAAAGCTTTGGCTAAATCCATGCAGGGAGATTACCGGCGCATTCAATGCAATCCGGACATTCTTCCGAGTGATATAACAGGGGTTTCCGTATTTCACCCCCGTGATGAAATGTTTTATTTCCGGCCGGGACCGGTCATGACCAATATTTTGCTGGCGGATGAGATTAACCGGGCCACGACCAAGACGCAGTCCGCTCTGCTTGAGGTCATGGAAGAGCGCAGCGTGACCGTGGACGGAGAGACGCATGAGCTTCCGCATCCGTTCATGCTGTGCGCCACCCAGAACCCGATTGATTTTGAGGGAACCTACATGCTTCCGGAGGCGCAGCTTGACCGTTTCATGCTGAAGCTAAGCCTCGGATATCCCGATGCGGCAACCGAGAAGCAGCTCATGTATGCCTCGAAGGACGGACAGCTGTCGGATCGGCTGAAGCCTGTGACGCATATGGATACCGTCTCCGCGATTCAGCGCGAGATCCGCGACATATTTATCGGCGAACCGGTTGCCGATTACTTGTTGAACATCACCCGCTCGACGCGGGAGCATCCTTCCGTCATGCTGGGCGCAAGCCCGCGGGCAACGCTGTCCTTCATGAATGCGGCCAAAGCCTTTGCCTTCCTACAAGAACGTGATTACGTGCTGCCTGACGATGTGAAGACGCTTGCCCCTTACGTTCTCTCCCACCGGATTATGCTGCGTCCGGAAGCACGGCTCGATAATGCAACGCCCGAGTCGGTGCTGGACTTTATTTTGCGACAGGTTAAAGTGCCTGTTCAAATGGGGAGATAA